The Megalobrama amblycephala isolate DHTTF-2021 linkage group LG16, ASM1881202v1, whole genome shotgun sequence genome includes the window agttacaaaagatttatattgcaaaaaaatatacatttatattttgttattttgaactttcatattcatcaaagatccctgaaaaaaaaaaatgtatcactgtttccacaaaaatatctttctttgaaataaatactgtttggtctCAAAATACCTTTTGGGACCACTTGTTGATGGACTTACAGGTTCATTTCTCACAAAAGACAGCTATAAACTACAGACAACCACGGCACACACGCTCCTCTAAACACACACTCTGAGCTTGTCTGTCTCTCAGTCCTGTCACACACATTCCTAAGTTAGTACTTTTCCAGCTGTGGCTCCCTGCTGTACCATGTCTGTCCAGTAGGTGATTTACAGTGTTGTATGCTGTTCAAACAGACATTCACCAGCACTCTCAGTCTTTCTGGTTCCTTGTAAGAGTGTGGATATGAAAATGGCAGTGCTTTGCTGTACTTCCATGCATCTCTTGCTGGTGGCACTCGCCGCTCTTGCTGGGATTTGTCTGGGAGGGTCCGACGGGCCCCGAGGGGTGGCTCTTCCTTTTGTCTTTGACCCAAAAGCGACGTGCGACCCACCTTGCAAACATGCCGGGATTTGCATCCGAAATAACACCTGCTTCTGCTCAAGAGGATACGAGGGAGAAACCTGCCAATATGGTGATGTTTCAAGTTACTTGCTATGCAGTGGATTTTAGTGGAGTGTGTTTGTCAAActtgtgttttatatatttaagggGGGCACAACTCACATGACTTGCATGTTGATTTCAGCAAACTGTTATCCAAAGTGTAAAAATGGTGGAGTGTGTCTTCGACCTGGAAAATGCAGATGCCCTTCAGGATTTGGAGGAAAATACTGTCACAAAGGTAACTGTGAATTAGGTTTTTAAAGGTTGTTTGCAAgttgaacaataaaaaaaattaacaaacaaGGTCAAAAATGCCAACAACACAGATAATTcacagtctgtgtgtgtttgtatttgtCAGTGGTGTGCGACAGTGGCTGTTGGAACGGTGGTGAATGTATTGCTGTGAATGGAGAAGCAAAATGCATCTGTCCATCCAGCTGGACCGGCTCCAGATGCCAAGACGGTTTGTTGAtcccattttgttttatttataaatcacaaATCCATAATGTTAGTTATTGCATTGAGAAAGGGTGAAcaatctgaaaaaaatatattttgttgacctCTGTACTTACCTTATCTCAAATttttccaacaatgtttaaatccaga containing:
- the vwde gene encoding LOW QUALITY PROTEIN: von Willebrand factor D and EGF domain-containing protein (The sequence of the model RefSeq protein was modified relative to this genomic sequence to represent the inferred CDS: inserted 1 base in 1 codon), with the translated sequence MKMAVLCCTSMHLLLVALAALAGICLGGSDGPRGVALPFVFDPKATCDPPCKHAGICIRNNTCFCSRGYEGETCQYANCYPKCKNGGVCLRPGKCRCPSGFGGKYCHKVVCDSGCWNGGECIAVNGEAKCICPSSWTGSRCQDAICPQGCRNGGSCVAPGICSCPDGWIGGACHTAVCKKRCMNGGXCVSPDTCRCRAPFSGPQCEERKKLF